The window CAGGCAACTCATTTTGCTCTCGAATGAACAACTTTTCCCGCTCCTCCTCAATAAAAGGAGCCAGGTAATAGGTAAGATTAAAATTTATACTTTTATCGACTTGCACATATACAATATCGTGAAATAAAGCCGCTAGAACTTCAATCGCATCTCCATCTCCACCCACTTCAAAAATATGAGCGGTTGAATGGAAATAGCGCCAAGGGCTATCCATAGTTTGAACAATAAGCTTAGCAATCTTAGAGAGTTGCTTGAAAGGAGCTTCCACCTTTAGACGTTCGGTAACCCAGATTAGCTTGTCTAAGCATTGTTGATGATTATTGTCAAAATTCATAAAGCTCTCCAGACTAGCTTGGGAATTTAAATTTTGATATTTTGATAGAATGTGTGAAGAGTTTGGCAGGCATTCGTAAAGAAAGCATGAAGACGATCAGCCTTAGGCCGAGGCAGGGTTATAGCTAACGCTTGAGTTAGATCTAGAATTCCTGTGACGCCTTGATTTACTGTTAATACGAAAAATTATAGCTGAGAGATTCTGTTAACGCTCCCCTTAACTTCATACAAAATGATCGAATAGATTCCTTGCCCGTTAATCGGAAAAAAATTACAGACTTTGGGGTGAATTTTATCGAATTCTCAATCTTTATTAGCAAATTTATATTTAAGCCGCATGAGGGGTCAGACCCTCAATTATTAACTTTTAGAGCTACTAGATATTAAGGATACGCCTCAAGATTGATGATTAATTCCTGATTTAATCTCACTTTCGCAGGATTTGACCATTACTTTTGATGGTTAGGGCTGTTTTGGGAAAATCAAGCTGAGTCAGTTGACGAATGAGTTTGATACTGCGGCCTTTAGGATCAGGATAAGGTATACCTTGCCGATTCAGGTGAACGGGGATGATGTTACCAGACACAAAATCTCCCTGGTTATTCAGTTCCACTTCTAAAACCAGAGAATAGGCAAGTTCGGCTTGAGTGGAAAGAGTCCGGTATCCTAGAAAATTTCCCAGAGAATAGGCGATAAACTTGCCTTTGTAGAGTTCTACAGCTCTGGGAACATGAGGACTATGACCCAAAATTAGATCGGCACCGTTATCAATCATGGTGTGGGAAAACTTCACCAAATTGCCTCGATTTTCATTGGCGAAAACTTCTGTTTTATTGCGAACACGCATTGCACCAGTCCCCTCAGCACCGGCATGAACGGAAATCACCACAATATCCGCACGTTTGCTCGCTTTTTGTACCAGAGCTTTAGCTCGGGCTAAATTATTGATGGAATTGTGATAGTCAAAGTAGCTAAAGCCAATCCAAGCAATCGATACACCTTGATAATGAGCAATCAAGATTTGGCCTTTTTTCCCAACGGCTTTAATCCCCGTTTTTTCCAAATTTTGAATGGTGTCTCTGAATCCCTGAACATAGAAATCATAGGAATGATTATTAGCAACGCTCATAATATCAAACCCAGCTTCTTTTAAAATCTGGGTATAACTCGGAGGTGTGCGAAAGGGCACTACCAATCCACCTCCCACACCTTTAGCAGAGTAAGGATGATTGGTTAATGTACTTTCAAAGTTCCCGAATAAAAAATCAGCGCCTTGGAGCAGAGGCTTAACGGATTGAAAGAGAACTTTTTTGTTTGGATGAAGTCGATTCGTTGGATAGTTAGTGCCTGGAACGATATCTCCCACCGCTTTGATTTTGATATTAACTTTAGACGAAATGCCTGAGTATTTCGAGTTGGGTGGGATGTTAGACTTTGCCTGAACTTCAGTGTATTCCTCAATTTCAGCATATTCGAGGTCATCTGGAGAACGGTAAATCAAGCTATAGCCTATGCCCAGAAAAAAGCTCAGGACTCCCAACAAGATTAACAGAGAAGTTCGGCTGCGGATTTTTTGCTTCAAAAGGGCAATTTCCCTTGGTTCATCTCGTTTAGATAACAAGGTATAGCTCTCCTGCTGAGATAATAAAAGTCTGTTCCACTTTACTGTTAGAACGTTCTTGATAGACCTGATGCGAGATTTAATCATCCACGAAATAAATAGGGAAAGAGAGTTGAAGGGGAGTCTATTCGACCATGCCAAATGCCTAAGACCTGGGGCACCTAAACTTAAGCCTGAGCCAAAAGTTACCAGGCGGGGTGGCAACAGCATGGATTAAATGCTTTTCAGCTTATCATCTCTCTTACCATCGGTCTGCTCTGAAGGTATCGTTTGTAACGATGGCTTTCCCCTCGAAAGCTGAAGTCGCGCTGAGCAAAGGAGGCGAGCTCGCCTGATATAATTTGCCATAACCTCAGCGTCCCTTAGCGTCACCCTCTGCGCTCTTTGCGTTAAAACAATATTATTCCAATGCAAACGGATTCAACAGGATTCACTAGCAGTATTAATTCCACTCACACAATCAACAAAAAAAGGAGATGATTGATACCATCTCCCCTGACTTATTCACTTAACGTTCCTTTTCTTATAGCTGAGGCACGTATTGTTCCTTATCAGGTACATCTGTGTACTCTGCAACAATTTGACGGAACTCTTCACCGTCAATTGTTTCTTTTTCAATCAACAGATCCACCAAGCGGTCAATCACAACCCGGTTGTCCCGAATAATCCGACGTGCATCGTCGTGGCAATGCTCAACAATCACGCGAACTTGCTCATCAATTCGTGAAGCAACGACTTCAGAATACTCCGCTCTCGACGTCAAACCACCGCCCAGAAAGACTTCTCCTTCTTGGCTTTCAAGGGACATCGGGCCTAAATCGGACATCCCAAACCGGGTGACCATTTGCCGTGCCATGCCTGTGACTTGTTGTAAGTCGCCACCCGCACCGGTCGTAACTTCGGAATAGCCGAAAATCTCTTCTTCTGCGGCTCTACCGCCCAAAGCCCCTGTAATCCGAGCTTTGAGTTGTGCTCGGGTAATTAAGCCTTGCTCCTCGTTAGGCGTAAACCAAGTCAGACCTTGAGCTTGTCCGCGAGGAATTAAGGTAACTTTTTGTACAGGGTCGTGGTCTTTAACCAAAGTTCCCACGATCGCATGTCCAATTTCGTGGTAAGCAATCAAGCGCTTGCTCTTGCTATCCACCAGGGGTGTCCCTTCCATACCGGCAACAACGCGGTCAACAGCGTCGTTGATTTCCAGCATGGTGATCGCTTCCTTGCGGCGTCGGGCGGTGAGAATGGCAGCTTCGTTGAGCAGGTTGGCTAAGTCAGCACCGGTAAATCCAGGAGTCCGTCGTGCGATCGTTTCGATCGAAACTTCTGGCGCGAGTTTCTTGTTCCGGGCGTGGACATCCAAGATGCCAACCCGTCCCTTCATATCAGGGGCATCAACGATGACTTGGCGGTCAAAACGTCCGGGACGTAACAGGGCAGTATCTAGAACATCTGGGCGGTTCGTAGCGGCAATGATGATAATCCCGGTATTGCCTTCAAAACCATCCATTTCCGTGAGCAACTGGTTAAGGGTTTGCTCTCGTTCATCGTTACCACCGCCGATTCCTGCGCCACGCTGTCTTCCAACCGCGTCAATTTCATCGATAAACACGAGGCAGGGGGCGTTTTCTTTGGCTTTCTTGAACAAGTCACGGACGCGGGAGGCACCCACCCCAACGAACATTTCCACGAATTCACTACCGGAGATGCTGAAGAAGGGAACTCCAGCTTCACCGGCGATCGCTTTTGCTAATAGGGTTTTACCAGTACCCGGAGGGCCAACCAGCAGCACCCCTTTGGGAATGCGTGCACCCACGGCTGTAAACCGTTCAGGTTGTTTGAGGAATGTCACAACCTCTTGTAGTTCTTCTTTCGCTTCTTCAATTCCAGCCACATCGTTGAACAGAATGCCGGTTTTGGCTTCCATCTGAAATCTTGCCTTGGATTTCCCAAAGTTCATGGCTTGACCTGGGCCGCCATTGATGTTACTGGAACGACGGAACAGGAAAAACAAGCCAGCAATCAAGAGAATCGGGAAAATTAGATTCCCCAGTAGCCCCCAAATGGCTCCATCATTCCGCGCTGGATGAGCATCTAGGCTGATATTGGATTCTCTCAGTTTGGCAACGAGTTCTGGGGCGTTGGAGGGGAGATCGACTCGTAGCCGTTGGATGCGGTTATCGAGTTCTGTATCGACCGCTTCTACAATTGCCGTGCGACCACCATCATAAAGGTCAACACTGGTGACTCTCCCGGCATCTAAATATTCCAAGAAGCGACCATAGGTCATTCGAGTGCTTGCCGTGTTTCTACCCATATCAGCGGCAGGTGTCGAAAAGGCTCCCTGCCATAGGAAAAACCCAATAACAAGGGCTGGTATTGTCCAAAGTAATATTATTCTCCAGGAAATTTTCATTTTGTGATTAACCTCTAGATACTGGTCATACATGCTGGTTTTAGTCCTCTATGAGCATGAGGAACAAGCAAACTCAGCTAAAAAATGCATGAACAGAAAATTTACTGTTACTACCTATCCGTCTTTTAGTCACAAGTTTAGGGGCTTGAGCGATATAACGGCAAAGACCTGTACTTGTAACGTTATCTTAACTAAATTTAACGTAATTCTCACGATTCGAGCAAGCCACTCTGGAAGAATGATGAACGCGCCTGGATCTTAGGCTTTAAGCCAACAGATACAGACGCGCTTTTTATCCTCTATGATCGCTCGTAGGGAATTAGGTTCGGTCAAAACCGACTAAGTGGGGTACGGCAGACATCATCCACCTATTGAAAGCTCCCTAGTTTCCCCTCTTCAGTGCTAAAACTAAAACGAGTAGAAGGCTTTTGCCAACCTACACGACTAGTAGGTTTCAACGTGCCAGCGACCGGCTTTCTTCATTTGCCGTTGGTAATCAGACCAGGTAACCCCGTTCTTCTCG of the Allocoleopsis franciscana PCC 7113 genome contains:
- a CDS encoding CapA family protein, with the translated sequence MRSRTSLLILLGVLSFFLGIGYSLIYRSPDDLEYAEIEEYTEVQAKSNIPPNSKYSGISSKVNIKIKAVGDIVPGTNYPTNRLHPNKKVLFQSVKPLLQGADFLFGNFESTLTNHPYSAKGVGGGLVVPFRTPPSYTQILKEAGFDIMSVANNHSYDFYVQGFRDTIQNLEKTGIKAVGKKGQILIAHYQGVSIAWIGFSYFDYHNSINNLARAKALVQKASKRADIVVISVHAGAEGTGAMRVRNKTEVFANENRGNLVKFSHTMIDNGADLILGHSPHVPRAVELYKGKFIAYSLGNFLGYRTLSTQAELAYSLVLEVELNNQGDFVSGNIIPVHLNRQGIPYPDPKGRSIKLIRQLTQLDFPKTALTIKSNGQILRK
- the ftsH2 gene encoding ATP-dependent zinc metalloprotease FtsH2 — its product is MKISWRIILLWTIPALVIGFFLWQGAFSTPAADMGRNTASTRMTYGRFLEYLDAGRVTSVDLYDGGRTAIVEAVDTELDNRIQRLRVDLPSNAPELVAKLRESNISLDAHPARNDGAIWGLLGNLIFPILLIAGLFFLFRRSSNINGGPGQAMNFGKSKARFQMEAKTGILFNDVAGIEEAKEELQEVVTFLKQPERFTAVGARIPKGVLLVGPPGTGKTLLAKAIAGEAGVPFFSISGSEFVEMFVGVGASRVRDLFKKAKENAPCLVFIDEIDAVGRQRGAGIGGGNDEREQTLNQLLTEMDGFEGNTGIIIIAATNRPDVLDTALLRPGRFDRQVIVDAPDMKGRVGILDVHARNKKLAPEVSIETIARRTPGFTGADLANLLNEAAILTARRRKEAITMLEINDAVDRVVAGMEGTPLVDSKSKRLIAYHEIGHAIVGTLVKDHDPVQKVTLIPRGQAQGLTWFTPNEEQGLITRAQLKARITGALGGRAAEEEIFGYSEVTTGAGGDLQQVTGMARQMVTRFGMSDLGPMSLESQEGEVFLGGGLTSRAEYSEVVASRIDEQVRVIVEHCHDDARRIIRDNRVVIDRLVDLLIEKETIDGEEFRQIVAEYTDVPDKEQYVPQL